From a single Pseudomonas sp. A34-9 genomic region:
- a CDS encoding histidine phosphatase family protein has protein sequence MELRLSLFGVKRSIDLSFLARFRNTWVVLAASVLVIPLTLWLLAPAAVPDLAHGNVAGAQALTTGWAKGEMIVLVRHVERCDHSKAACLSGNDGITDRSRGVAVAVGARFEQLGLNNADIYNSPSMRTVQTAGYMFNHAASGDDWLINCRGRMLQDALAHKVAGRNLVLVTHSECMAQIEKDVKVPTSDMGYGSSLFVSAASPAAPKMLGFIEASDWRTVNTR, from the coding sequence GTGGAATTGAGACTGAGTCTGTTCGGCGTCAAACGCTCGATCGATCTGAGCTTTTTGGCGCGGTTTCGCAACACCTGGGTGGTGTTGGCGGCATCGGTATTGGTGATCCCCCTGACCCTGTGGTTGCTGGCGCCGGCGGCAGTGCCGGACCTGGCCCACGGCAATGTCGCCGGTGCGCAAGCGTTGACGACCGGTTGGGCCAAGGGCGAGATGATCGTGCTGGTGCGTCATGTCGAGCGCTGCGATCACTCCAAAGCCGCGTGCCTGAGTGGCAATGACGGCATCACCGATCGCTCGCGCGGTGTTGCGGTGGCGGTCGGTGCCCGGTTCGAGCAACTGGGCCTGAACAACGCCGACATCTACAACAGCCCGTCGATGCGCACGGTGCAGACCGCCGGCTACATGTTCAACCATGCCGCCAGCGGCGACGACTGGCTGATCAACTGCCGGGGCCGCATGTTGCAGGATGCGCTGGCCCACAAGGTTGCCGGTCGCAATCTGGTCCTGGTGACCCACAGCGAATGCATGGCGCAAATCGAGAAAGACGTCAAAGTGCCGACCTCGGACATGGGTTACGGCTCGTCATTGTTTGTTTCCGCTGCCAGCCCGGCGGCTCCCAAGATGCTCGGCTTTATTGAAGCCTCCGACTGGCGCACGGTGAATACCCGATGA
- a CDS encoding phosphatase PAP2 family protein, which yields MKSRFYAYNFGIPLACAVLVFLMFDMTKIDIAFSNLLFDPLTQSFPLDKIHFFEKLTHKWARIIPNWTAEIALIGALLSVFWPLVNPHKRPRLGALLERSKVAPVLRFAADHRRDFLFVVVAFAVCTGVIHFLKSHTSVYCPIETTLYGGKMAHIEWYSNFQLFHEAGSGRCWPGGHASGGFTMLALYFVARRYQWRFSSAILWGSLLLGFVYGTTRVLQGWHYMSHTFWAGIFVWLACLLTALAFYGRARLDLPVLSKRTQKAFSAQPEVSL from the coding sequence ATGAAATCCCGCTTCTACGCTTATAACTTCGGCATTCCATTGGCCTGCGCGGTGCTGGTGTTCCTGATGTTCGACATGACCAAAATCGACATCGCCTTCAGCAACCTGCTGTTCGATCCGCTGACGCAGTCCTTCCCGCTCGACAAGATTCATTTCTTTGAAAAACTCACCCACAAATGGGCGCGGATCATTCCGAACTGGACGGCAGAAATCGCCCTGATCGGCGCGCTGCTATCGGTGTTCTGGCCATTGGTCAATCCGCACAAACGGCCGCGCCTCGGTGCGCTGCTGGAGCGCAGCAAAGTCGCGCCAGTGCTGCGATTTGCCGCCGATCACCGTAGGGATTTTCTGTTTGTGGTGGTCGCGTTTGCGGTTTGCACCGGAGTGATTCACTTCCTCAAATCCCACACCAGCGTTTACTGCCCGATCGAGACCACGCTGTACGGCGGGAAAATGGCCCACATTGAGTGGTACAGCAACTTCCAACTGTTCCATGAAGCTGGCAGTGGCCGGTGCTGGCCGGGTGGCCATGCGTCGGGCGGCTTCACCATGCTGGCGCTGTATTTCGTGGCGCGGCGCTATCAATGGCGTTTTTCCAGTGCAATCTTGTGGGGCTCGCTGCTGCTGGGGTTCGTTTATGGCACTACTCGTGTCCTGCAAGGCTGGCACTACATGTCCCACACCTTCTGGGCCGGAATCTTCGTGTGGCTGGCGTGTTTGCTGACGGCGTTGGCCTTTTACGGACGCGCGCGGCTGGATCTGCCCGTGCTGAGCAAGCGCACACAGAAAGCTTTCAGTGCTCAGCCAGAGGTTTCTCTCTGA